In Papaver somniferum cultivar HN1 chromosome 1, ASM357369v1, whole genome shotgun sequence, a genomic segment contains:
- the LOC113349177 gene encoding uncharacterized protein LOC113349177, producing MGDGSPPCIPDKDIAAPPLSVDAKAVQAVIKSFPKGTACGRDGLRAQHLLDALSGNAAAVADELLQSIVGVVNLWLYGACPPILVEYVASSPLTPLLKPDGGVRPIAVGTIWRRLCSKLEATLVCKNILPYLGTYQYGFGVPCGGEAILHAANRLPETKGTCNSITMMLYYSDTTLSSTKGVQQGDPLGSLLFALALHPLVLQIAAQCTLDMQAWYLDDSTIVGDTLEVGKALDIIQTEGPKRGLHLNVTKTELLWPTIDPRRNEVGVFPANICKPTSGVKLLGGHVSLNTDFCSDMVTSRVDKTIALMQKIQKLHDPQCELLLLRNCVGISKLYFTLRTTNPQALQVATAHYDKHLLDYLRQIIVGDGAGFGLVQQRLATLPIKDGGLGVYTMKDTSTYCYFASCAQTKYLQNTILQPTYSDSTLSSLPFNERESIIWKCNKTKHPMDFLKAIPITGLNQSVGPRQFQSVLQYRLATPMFVADSVCSSYTKPMDIYGDHDVHCAKDV from the exons ATGGGAG ATGGCTCTCCTCCATGTATCCCTGATAAAGATATCGCAGCACCACCTCTTTCGGTTGATGCGAAAGCTGTTCAAGCCGTAATCAAAAGCTTCCCTAAGGGAACCGCGTGTGGCAGAGACGGTTTGAGGGCTCAACATCTCCTTGATGCGTTGAGTGGAAATGCTGCTGCGGTTGCTGATGAGCTATTACAATCCATTGTAGGGGTGGTCAACTTATGGCTATATGGCGCTTGTCCACCCATTCTCGTTGAATATGTTGCCAGTTCCCCTTTAACTCCTCTTCTCAAACCAGATGGAGGTGTTAGGCCCATCGCAGTTGGTACGATCTGGAGGAGGTTATGTTCCAAACTTGAAGCAACTTTAGTTTGCAAGAACATTCTTCCATACTTGGGAACATATCAATATGGTTTTGGTGTTCCATGTGGCGGTGAAGCTATCTTACATGCTGCAAACAGGCTTCCCGAGACAAAAGGTACTTGCAATTCAATTACAATGAT GCTATACTACAGTGATACTACTCTATCTTCTACCAAAGGGGTTCAGCAGGGTGATCCATTGGGTTCGCTCTTATTCGCTTTAGCATTGCACCCCCTTGTTCTTCAGATTGCTGCACAATGCACTTTGGACATGCAGGCATGGTACCTTGATGACAGTACAATTGTAGGAGATACTCTTGAAGTTGGGAAGGCTCTGGACATCATACAGACTGAAGGTCCTAAGAGAGGCTTACATCTGAATGTTACCAAGACGGAATTATTATGGCCTACAATCGATCCAAGACGCAATGAAGTGGGAGTCTTCCCTGCCAATATTTGCAAACCTACATCAGGCGTAAAACTACTAGGTGGACATGTCAGTTTAAACACTGATTTTTGTAGTGATATGGTCACCAGCAGGGTCGATAAAACCATAGCATTGATGCAAAAGATCCAGAAGTTGCATGATCCACAATGCGAACTTCTGCTTCTCCGTAATTGTGTCGGCATATCAAAACTCTACTTTACTCTCAGGACAACCAACCCACAAGCACTACAAGTTGCTACTGCTCACTACGACAAGCACCTTCTCGACTATCTGAGGCAAATCATTGTAGGCGACGGTGCAGGTTTTGGCTTAGTGCAACAACGTCTTGCAACCTTGCCTATTAAAGACGGAGGTTTGGGAGTCTACACTATGAAAGATACCAGTACATATTGTTACTTTGCATCTTGTGCACAAACTAAGTACCTGCAGAATACCATCTTGCAACCTACATATTCAG ATTCTACGCTCTCTAGCCTCCCTTTCAATGAGCGTGAGTCGATCATTTGGAAGTGCAACAAAACAAAACATCCCATGGATTTTCTGAAAGCCATTCCTATTACTGGGCTCAACCAGTCTGTTGGTCCTAGACAATTTCAGTCTGTCCTCCAATATCGCTTGGCCACACCAATGTTTGTTGCTGATAGTGTTTGTTCTAGCTACACTAAGCCGATGGATATCTACGGAGACCATGATGTGCACTGTGCTAAAGACGTGTGA